In Palaemon carinicauda isolate YSFRI2023 chromosome 21, ASM3689809v2, whole genome shotgun sequence, the following proteins share a genomic window:
- the LOC137614748 gene encoding uncharacterized protein, producing the protein MERSGGGARSRDNTTRDTEEEDCVVACPVVLRQLCNQIRVQSRNKAKKTAINLQTIHNLLSSRPYWRRCLCSPSALPAITEKELVLLLSLTPAHRFIVLVVTSAVDSLGSVVVGGESLIQAVYAAQNLPCLRPCLQTPSKPSIAFIKYQLTKPKSKKKNDRKAAPSTILNNGQVKVGMVLIYQKTTMLYAGFPLASYGCSRHDFLTFISKYTQYDFCLRTPEIEQSSRSESPEPGKDDVEDSPEESTL; encoded by the exons ATGGAAAGAAGTGGAGGAGGAGCTAGGAGCAGAGATAACACTACAAGAGATACTGAAGAGGAAGACTGTGTTGTTGCTTGTCCAGTCGTTTTGCGACAGCTTTGTAATCAAATAAGGGTTCAGTCAAG AAATAAAGCAAAAAAGACCGCTATTAACCTTCAGACTATCCACAACCTCCTCTCCTCTCGTCCCTACTGGAGAAGGTGCCTGTGCTCACCAAGTGCTCTCCCTGCAATCACAGAGAAGGAGCTGGTGCTCCTTCTCTCTCTCACACCAGCACATAGATTCATCGTCCTTGTTGTGACCAGCGCTGTCGACAG TCTTGGATCTGTGGTCGTGGGTGGGGAGTCTCTCATCCAGGCTGTTTACGCAGCTCAGAATCTGCCATGCCTTCGTCCTTGTCTACAAACCCCCAGCAAGCCGTCAATAGCTTTCATCAAGTACCAGCTAACTAAGCCAAAATCCAAGAAGAAGAATGACAGAAAAGCAGCACCTAGCACCATTCTCAACAATGGTCAGGTCAAAGTTGGCATGGTTCTG ATTTACCAGAAGACAACGATGCTATATGCTGGATTTCCTCTTGCAAGTTATGGGTGCAGTAGACACGATTTTCTGACATTTATATCAAAATACACGCAATATGACTTCTGCCTTCGTACTCCAGAAATCGAACAAAGTTCAAGATCTGAATCACCTGAACCTGGCAAGGATGATGTAGAAGATTCACCAGAGGAGAGCACATTATGA